The Geoglobus acetivorans genome window below encodes:
- a CDS encoding ArsR family transcriptional regulator, whose translation MLVRNSNDKDLGALLELLANEGRRRILELLTKKPCYISEISYSLRMAPKVVLEHLEKLERAGIVRSYEDGRRRYYYIDRTISISITLSPHRFKIESVERSGDMSEVFRDLREMFEQSISQNSRDLFEKLSKMEKAFRDIQRDISDRIDELIDRMILKIDETLTEDLEKIVLYGLIKGLDTPEKISRIFGISHEEVIVVLNNLEKRGLVARMEENGVVRFIPTFGGVVNE comes from the coding sequence ATGTTAGTGAGAAACAGTAACGATAAAGACCTCGGAGCGTTGCTGGAACTGCTGGCGAATGAGGGCAGAAGGAGAATACTCGAACTGCTCACAAAGAAGCCGTGCTACATCAGCGAAATTTCCTACTCCCTCAGAATGGCTCCAAAGGTCGTTCTGGAACATCTCGAAAAGCTCGAAAGAGCCGGGATAGTTCGAAGTTACGAAGACGGCAGAAGGAGGTATTACTACATAGACAGGACGATCAGCATAAGCATAACACTGTCGCCGCACAGGTTCAAAATTGAAAGTGTGGAGCGAAGCGGCGACATGTCTGAGGTGTTCAGAGATCTCAGAGAAATGTTTGAACAATCAATCAGCCAGAACAGCAGAGATCTATTTGAAAAACTTTCGAAAATGGAAAAGGCGTTCAGAGACATTCAGAGAGACATATCCGACAGGATAGACGAGCTGATAGACAGGATGATACTCAAGATAGATGAAACTCTGACTGAAGACCTCGAGAAGATTGTCCTGTATGGTCTGATCAAGGGTCTCGATACCCCTGAAAAAATATCCAGAATATTTGGAATTTCACATGAAGAGGTGATTGTGGTCTTGAACAATCTTGAAAAAAGAGGATTGGTTGCGAGAATGGAGGAAAATGGTGTTGTCAGGTTCATACCAACATTTGGAGGTGTTGTAAATG